The proteins below are encoded in one region of Engystomops pustulosus chromosome 8, aEngPut4.maternal, whole genome shotgun sequence:
- the SEC22A gene encoding vesicle-trafficking protein SEC22a has translation MMLCSESYPSVLAFCFLDELQREFISTYEMLHINSAIRPYSFIEFDNFIQKTKQRYNNPRSLTTRVNLADMQTEIRLRPPYHISLQELGLENGINHRRDPPYKGIAPHQRLEPLTLPGIISCLLSLLCAGLNLIRGFHSMESLLQSDEDVSCVIAFFLGTAACLYQCYLFLCCTSWRNMKSFLAFGLLCLCNLYVHEQRTLWQLFFHVTVGAVTTLQIRLRQPQSKSPDYNV, from the exons ATGATGTTGTGCTCGGAGAGTTATCCCAGTGTCCTCGCCTTCTGcttcctggatgagctgcagagAGAGTTCATCAGCACATACGAGATGCTGCACATCAACTCCGCCATCCGCCCCTACTCCTTCATCGAGTTTG ATAATTTCATCCAGAAGACGAAGCAGAGATACAACAACCCGCGGTCGCTGACCACCAGGGTGAACCTCGCTGACATGCAGACAGAGATCCGGCTGCGGCCCCCCTACCACatctccctgcaggagctgggCCTGGAGAACGGGATCAACCACCGCAGAGACCCCCCCTACAAGGGCATCG CCCCCCACCAGAGGCTGGAGCCCCTCACCCTGCCCGGGATCATCTCGTGTCTGCTCAGCCTCCTGTGCGCCGGACTCAACCTCATCCGGGGATTCCACTCCATGGAGAGTCTCCTGCAG AGCGATgaagatgtcagctgtgtcattgCCTTCTTCTTAGGAACAGCCGCCTGCCTGTACCAG TGTTACCTGTTCTTGTGCTGCACGAGTTGGAGGAATATGAAGTCGTTCCTGGCGTTCGGGCTGCTCTGCCTGTGTAACTTGTACGTGCATGAGCAGCGGACGCTGTGGCAGCTCTTCTTCCACGTCACTGTCGGAGCGGTCACCACCCTGCAGATCCGACTGCGACAGCCACAGAGTAAATCGCCCGACTATAACGTCTGA